The genomic interval TTACATTTTCAATGACAGATGGCTTGTTGAAATTGTTGCACATCcacatatattttgttaaagggatatgccaccgtttgttgaaatagggcttatcacggtctcccctagctgtagataggtgggccaacgcattttttgtgcatgcattgttttagtccagtgcaacaccggcagcgctgccactagttagcttagcgtagtgaatggaatcctatgttgccggttagcatgttgtgagtaaaagtgagccaacaaaagacaaaaaaacaacctaattacttgcactgagacaaaaaatgcattggcccacctatctacagccaggggagaccgtgataagaactatttcaacaaacggtggcgtattcctttaacaacAGTAACAAAGTCCCAATTTGTTAAATCTTGGGCAGTATACAAGTAAAATCTGATGAAATTGTGTATTTTGtggttttatttaaaacaagaaTTATTTTGTATCCTAGCTCTGCCAAGCCTTCAGCAACATCAGCCACACTGGAACTGGACAAACTGATGGCTTCTCTGTCAGACTTCAGAGTCCAGAGCACAGTAAGAGTCCACACAACAGCATACAAATGacaaaaatctaaaaatgttAGTGTATCCACAATTGTGCtcagaatgtgtttttttaccaTTCACTCCCAGCTATTCCAGGCTTTAACACTGACTCATGGTGGGTTCATGAAGACATTCATTTGACCGCATAATGACTTCACTGTAACTGTGCGGCGGGGCCACAGCACATGCCTCCTGGTGTAAACCAGTCACCAGATAGGGCCGAGGATGGAAATTAGTCTTGGTGGAGATATTTTCCTGCCTCTAAAATATCTTTAGATAGTTGGAAGTCAGAGCTACATTTGGTACCGTACATAATCCAGACATTCTCCCTTTTTAGTGAGTCGGTGTGCTTCTGTCGTTTTAGGTTTGTTTGGTTTCGGTGTGCAGTCCAGCTGTGGGTTATAAACAAGCGTGAGCGTGAAGTTATGGGAACAGTGAATTTTAAAAAGGAGCATTTCTCAATTGAATACTCTTTACTGTTATTACCAAAATGTTGATACGTACCTGGTTTAACCATGCTAGCAGCTGTATGCATGGCATGTCAGCCCACCATTCTATAAGATGGATTGTCATTATATTTTGTAGATTTTTGTTTATGTCCAAATACCAGCCAAGCTAATGGCCTTTACCATAGTCTCCCCTGTCTTACCACTGTCTCTTATGACAATTAATTTCAAACCAACTGCAGATtgatgataaactcacaaaGACAGATGTGCCATCCatcactttttctttctcttctcccaGCCAGttgcacctgtcaatccagTGGTGATAGCACCACAGCAGCCCAGCGCCCCGCCGCAGGCCTCATCCGGCGGCTCATTGGACAGCATGCTGGGGCTACTTCAGTCAGACCTGAGCCGACAAGGCGTTCAAACATCCTCCAAAGGAAACTGTTCAGCTTGTCAAAAACCAGTCGCAGGACAGGTGAGTTATCAGAATTTGTCTATATAGACATGCACAAAACTATATTAAGCTTCTGACATCTCAGTTTTGATAGTTAGAACCACATGTTCCAAAAATGATGTTAACTGGTGAAAGGTTGGACAGGACCTTGTTACTATAATCCTCAAAGGATGCTGTTCATTAATCAGCTTTTGACCGTTTCCCCTTGCAGGTGGTAACGGCTCTTGGAAAGGTGTGGCACCCAGAGCACTTTGTGTGTACCGAGTGTGAGACAGAGTTAGGCAGTCGCAACTTCTTTGAGAAGGATGGGCGGCCGTACTGCGAGTCGGACTACTTCACCCTCTTCTCCCCTCACTGTGCGCAATGCAACAAGCCCATTCTAAATGTGAGAAACTTGGTTGTACATGTGTCACATAAGTCAGCGCTTATTTTGATATGAAAAGCTCAAATTAATACCACAACCCACCTAAAGCCATTTTAACTTTTCATTCCTCTTGTTATTCAGAAAATGGTCACCGCTCTGGATAAGAACTGGCACCCAGAGTGTTTCTGCTGTGTTAAGTGCAGCCGGGCGTTTGGAGAGGAAGGTAATGGGCGGCACACACTGTATCCTGTCTgggttcaacacacacacaactgttaACAGTGAACTTCCGCTGGGTCATACTTACGTACAACCCTTAAAAAGCTCTGCATGCTCTTCATTTTAAGGTTATAATCTATCCCAGTGTTTGTAAAAGTTAGAAATCTGTGTGTATGACCCCTGGGGGCTCTGTAACCTTGCTTTTAACAGCTGCTAATCCCCCTTAAACATCTCATTTGTATGGTTTTCAAAGGATTCATGTTGTGATGTAAATTTGAATCCACCCTGCCAAAAATGCAGGGGAAACGCTTTGAGACAATACATAATGTCAGGCTTTAAAAACTCACATCAGTAAAACCTTAAACCATtatgaatagaaaaaaaagttatcaaaaaagtTTTATGTTCCACAGACCAGTCACATGGAAAGGTTTCAGatagtgtttttttccccagcatCATCTAGCTAAATGTACCATTCATGAAAGACTTGTAACTTGAACTGTGTAAAACTGTGACTGTATCTTTTGCAGGTTTCCATGACCGTGAGGGCCAGCAGTACTGCCAGCAGTGCTTCTTGACTCTGTTTGCTTCCCGCTGTCAAGGCTGCAGCCAGCCCATCCTGGAAAACTACATCTCAGCTCTCAACTCTCTCTGGCACCCACAGTGCTTCGTATGCAGGGTGAGTGCTTCTCTGTGGGGTTTGAGGGCCGAGTCAATGATAATGTCTGTTGTTGCATTTGGCAAACAGGTGCACGGTGTGTAGCACAACAGTTTGATCCATGGTGTGTTAAAAGTCAGGTccaacttaaagctttagtgcgtaacttttttatattaatgaacatccgttacattcaagccattgacATTGCattgagttgctacaaagctaattaagactatcagctccacacaactccgtctgtatttctcagtatggctatgctcagaagattgtggtgtccggtaactttcccgcgcagaaacttgaatgaagataattacctcttctgaagagtccatcatgttttttaataatCTGTGTCCTcattggctactagcaactgcattgAGGAGGAGGTGCGcagtcacggaaggcttgtaccATGTGGACgcaccattcattcattcagtcattacttagaattcctcatgggggcggcagaaactacacactatagctttaaagtgctcatattatgctttttggcttttccctttcctttattgtgttatatatcttttttgtgcacattataggtttacaaagtgaaaaagcccaaagtccaccccaaagggacttaccatcttccagagaaaacactgttcacaaactgctccaaacagctctgttgtagtccagcttTTACTtctgtgcgtcactttgtaacccgcgttataatgctcgcctagctgctaccatggcacgccctcatactctgcttctgactggctagcagtccttactgcgcatgtgcgactcccaacaaagattggacagaagtgagatgcctcactctaaaacagctaaaacagagagctcaacacacagggtgaaaggaggagctgcagcaatgtgcagtacaacaaatatatggtgttttctgaaaatgaaaccatgtaaacctattctggtacaacctctaaatacaattatgaacctgaaaatgagcataatatgagcactttaaaggtaatgtgtggagttttcttgtaaacaaaaaaagttgtGTTTACATTCAGTTTGTATCCTTAAAGTCATTTACACATGTTAAATGTAGTTCCTTTCTCATTAAACATCTGCAacgctgatttaaaaaaaattattgaaacCTTCGTTTTTTGCATCTTTGTTTTTTCGCTAGCAGTCTTCTTCAATGCTTTTGTTGGCACATTGCTGGTGTATGTTGATCAGTGGAttttcatgtgtgtgcatgcatgagaCAAACAAAACAGCGACCCACTCATAGAAAACTGATCCGTAGCACTACTAGAGGTCCAAAACTCTACAGGATACCTTTACATTTATTCTGGGATCATGACATTTGCAGATGATCAGGGCCATAGACACCATTGAGGACAATGATGTCAAGTCCTCTGTAATATCTATGCTAATGTGGGACATTTCTGTGTCCCACATATTGATATTGATCcactgagcaaggcacttaaacCACAACAGCTACAgtgaagctgctcagtctgATCTCAGactgtgtttgtggtgtgtgtagtCTATATTCACGATGTTTCATTTACAGGATTGTTCCGGTGTCTCCTGAggttccaccggatgtccctcattttcggccagatgtccttcgccttccgctttctttgtattgccattctaaactctggtcgattcgGGAAACATCCTCCAAGCTAGAATCGacaatcaaattatttttatgttttagtaAAATTCTCATTACACAATTGagagccattttaattccagagctcgcctccTTACgtgcacgttccaccaaaacaagttcctatccgaggctattttgcagatgcACTGTACATGTGTCCGAcacttagcgccacccaagtcgattgtgattggtttaaagaaatgacaataaaccagagcatgtttttttcctattccggaatgttgtgtggactagccagaccgtcctccgctgcactgtagaggaaggtctggcaatgcgagactagtggtgtgtgtaactgtgtgagcAGGGTGTTCCTGCTCTCAGTAAAACTACTATGctctaaaaaaaagaagaaaaaaagaagaagaatattCTCAAAGAATTATGTCATGAGAAAGTTGTCATTTCACATGGCaactctgtctgtctaactgtctAATTACAGTTCCATGAGTCAGGGCTCTCTGCTGTGACTGAATCTCACTGCGTCTCTCTTCTTCAGGAGTGCTACAGCCCCTTCGTCAATGGCAGCTTCTTTGAACACGAGGGTCAGCCACTGTGTGAGGCTCACTACCACCAGTCCCGCGGCAGCATGTGTCAGGCCTGCCAGCAGCCGATCCTGGGCCGCTGCGT from Perca fluviatilis chromosome 21, GENO_Pfluv_1.0, whole genome shotgun sequence carries:
- the LOC120550753 gene encoding transforming growth factor beta-1-induced transcript 1 protein-like isoform X2; the encoded protein is MDDLDALLADLENTGSPLARCPVLLTSEPPQNADPETQESAQTRPPPPAYTPQQTVSAAMKSSQNSNPDKLYSTVCKPRSPRTTDPPPAFSSSSLLGGGLSELDHLLQELNATQFNITDEILAQFPSSKKDERDTIKDKAITSSSSSAKPSATSATLELDKLMASLSDFRVQSTPVAPVNPVVIAPQQPSAPPQASSGGSLDSMLGLLQSDLSRQGVQTSSKGNCSACQKPVAGQVVTALGKVWHPEHFVCTECETELGSRNFFEKDGRPYCESDYFTLFSPHCAQCNKPILNKMVTALDKNWHPECFCCVKCSRAFGEEGFHDREGQQYCQQCFLTLFASRCQGCSQPILENYISALNSLWHPQCFVCRECYSPFVNGSFFEHEGQPLCEAHYHQSRGSMCQACQQPILGRCVTAMGAKFHPHHLVCHFCLKPLSKGCFKEQENKPYCHPCFIKLFG
- the LOC120550753 gene encoding transforming growth factor beta-1-induced transcript 1 protein-like isoform X3, with amino-acid sequence MKSSQNSNPDKLYSTVCKPRSPRTTDPPPAFSSSSLLGGGLSELDHLLQELNATQFNITDEILAQFPSSKKDERDTIKDKAITSSSSSAKPSATSATLELDKLMASLSDFRVQSTPVAPVNPVVIAPQQPSAPPQASSGGSLDSMLGLLQSDLSRQGVQTSSKGNCSACQKPVAGQVVTALGKVWHPEHFVCTECETELGSRNFFEKDGRPYCESDYFTLFSPHCAQCNKPILNKMVTALDKNWHPECFCCVKCSRAFGEEGFHDREGQQYCQQCFLTLFASRCQGCSQPILENYISALNSLWHPQCFVCRECYSPFVNGSFFEHEGQPLCEAHYHQSRGSMCQACQQPILGRCVTAMGAKFHPHHLVCHFCLKPLSKGCFKEQENKPYCHPCFIKLFG
- the LOC120550753 gene encoding transforming growth factor beta-1-induced transcript 1 protein-like isoform X1, yielding MDDLGVPEPPNYPLSPRIVVFDALLADLENTGSPLARCPVLLTSEPPQNADPETQESAQTRPPPPAYTPQQTVSAAMKSSQNSNPDKLYSTVCKPRSPRTTDPPPAFSSSSLLGGGLSELDHLLQELNATQFNITDEILAQFPSSKKDERDTIKDKAITSSSSSAKPSATSATLELDKLMASLSDFRVQSTPVAPVNPVVIAPQQPSAPPQASSGGSLDSMLGLLQSDLSRQGVQTSSKGNCSACQKPVAGQVVTALGKVWHPEHFVCTECETELGSRNFFEKDGRPYCESDYFTLFSPHCAQCNKPILNKMVTALDKNWHPECFCCVKCSRAFGEEGFHDREGQQYCQQCFLTLFASRCQGCSQPILENYISALNSLWHPQCFVCRECYSPFVNGSFFEHEGQPLCEAHYHQSRGSMCQACQQPILGRCVTAMGAKFHPHHLVCHFCLKPLSKGCFKEQENKPYCHPCFIKLFG